AGTTCCACGGCTGCCCCCAGCTCCGCTTCCTCACCCATCATCACAGCCTGGGCCGAAGGAACAGGTGGGGTAGCCGCCCACAGCCCCGCCTCACCCCTCGCAGGCCCCTGAGCAGCGTTCCCTGGCACCCCCCTCACTGTGGGGCTGGCCCACATCCTGCACTCACGCTCCCCCAGCTGCCTGGGCCGCCGCAGCCTAGGCCTTCAGCCGGACTCCTTCCCCTTCGCCCTAAAGCCAAAGGGCTGGGACAAGAAAACAAAAGCGAAACcgtcggagggagggaggggcccacAGTGCCAGGGAGAGCGTCTGCCTCTCGGGTGCTTCCCTTCTCCGGCCCCTCCTGCAGAActttccagccccacccccagctcctcagCCCTCTGCCCAGCCCACCCGCCCCACCTGTCTGACCTCAGCCCAGTGGCTGGCAGGGTGGGGCGCGTGTAGGCTCACGGTCCCCCACTCCCGTGGGCCTGGCCCTGTGAACCTCAGTACGGCCAGTCACCCTCCCTGGTAAATCCACACGGGGGGCTCGAGTCATCGCCCTCCACTCAAGACCTCAAGCCTCCGTGTTACCCTCCCCCATTGCACGAGCACCTTGGGGCTCTGGCCGGCCTGGCTACGGCTGGCTTTCAACTCGCCCCAGCAAGCTGGGTGACGGCACCCGCACTCACCCTTAAACAACACACAGGGGACCGACCTCCCATCCCGCGAGGGTGGGTCGGCAGTTCCCACTCCTGACCTACGAGAGcttcctccccgcctccccagccTACACTGTCCTCGGAGGTGGCGGCGGCACCAAGGCTGACCCCAGAAGGGGCTGATGCTGTGCTCACGGGCCTTGCTGCAGCACATCCCCGTGACAGAGGGGACGTGGAGCCTCATGCTCAGCTGCACCTTTACAGTCCACAATCCCTCTTGCTGCCGCCGAGTACCCCCCTTGCCTGTGCTCCATTGGCTTCCAGCCTCTCAGAGAGTTGTGCCCCCCACTGCTCTCCATCTCGCACCTCCCACTTATCCCTCAGCCACTAAAACCCAGCCTCCGGCCCTGCTACTCCTCCAAGGAATTGAGGACCTGTCCAGTCTGTGCCCCGAGCTGTACACCCAGCACCCTGGCTGCCCCCACCCTGATCTGAGCctccatcatctcttgcctggatcaCTACTCTGACCTCTTAACTGATCTCTCTCTGCCACTCCTGCCCACTCGCACTGTCCCTCCTCAACAGAGGGCAGCGTGAGCCTTATAAGTGGCACCGACAGCTGCTACAGCTGGGTCCACAGTAAAGCCAGAGTCCTTTGGAAGACCTGCCAGGCTGGACTGACCGGGCCCCAGTCCCTTCTGCTGCATCCCTCCTGCATCCCCCATCCTCCGTCAGGAACTGTGACTTGCACGGGCCCCTCCTAGGGCCCTGGCCTCAACTTCacatttgtcattttaaattagtttccttaaaaaaagacCCCTCAAATTGTATGAGCTTCTAGTTCTACAAAACCTGAAGTCATCCCTGCCTGCTCTATATTTTCTCCTCTCATGGAACTCATCCTCTTCTaacatactgtataatttactTATTACACCAATCCCTGCTACCACAGGCAGCAGTGTGCTGGAGCAACTCACATCATGACTACATTGTTCAATTTTCAGGAGTCTTTGTGAAGCAGTTGTTAAACTGGTGGTCGCTTGAAATCAGCCACCGTGGGGTATTTATATGAAGGACAACTGCAAAGGTACCGATCAGGGTTTGCCCTCCCTGGGGCCCGCCGTTCAACGATGAACCAGCACACCAGCTGCATAGGACAGAGCCTCTTCCCAATCACTGCTGGGCCTGGGAGAGGCCACTGTACAGTAAGATTCCTAGGCCCCAGGTGGACAGGCACTCCTGCAGAGGGCTCCAGGGGACCACGTCGCAGGGATGTCCCTGGAGGTGGCAGGCAGCACTTCCTCAGGACCGCTGAAGCCGAGGGAATTTAACTTGGCCTCCAGTCCTGGGGCATCTCTAAGCCTCAGCCCCTTAGCAGCGAAACAGGGCTAAGAATGCCAccgttggacttccctggtggcgcagtggttgagaatctgcctgccgatgcaggggacacaggttcgtgccccggtccgggaagatcccacatgctgaggagcggctgggcccgtgagccatggccactgagcctgtgcgtcctgagcctgtgctccgcaacgggagaggccacaacagtgagaggcccgcgtaccgcaaaaaaaaaaaaaaaaaaaaaaatgccaccgTTACAGCTTGTGGTACTGTGATCAAGACAAGTAAGGATAACTGGTCTAGTAAGGACCTGGACTAGTTTCCTAGAGAGGATAGAGCATTTAAAGAATTAGGCCTCTTGATTTGGAATAGACCTGGATGAAAGGGGAAGCGGAGTTTTAAGGCCAAGGAGGGATGGAGAGTGCTTGTCAGACTTAGCAAATCCCAGATTTAGGAATAAATTTCTCAAAATTCCCTGACCCAAATTGGAGAGGCTAGGTCTCAGCCTCCAGAGGTCTACAGCCCTCACGGCCCAAGGCCACCCCTCAGCGGACAGGACAGGACGCGGGTCTCGGGCCTGGGGCTCTGAAAGAAGCCAGCAGGGAAACCCAGTCGGGTAGGGTCCATCCGGGAGAAGCCCCCGCGTTCCCCGCGGAGCCCAGCCCACGGCCCCGCCCCCGCACCGCCGGCCCCGCCCCGTCACAAGGCCCCGCTGCGTCTCCCGAGCCGCAGGCGCAAGCCCAGCCCAGCCGGTCGCGGAGCGGGTGCGGGTGCGGGCGCGGGCACAGCGGCCGTCGACTGCGCGGCCGCGCAGCGGACACCGGGCGCACAGGCCTGAGGCGACTCGCGCGACTGGTGAGTCCCCGGCCCTAGCCCAGCAGCGCGTCTACTCGCTCAGCCGGCCGGCCACTGCCGCCCCCGCGCGGGCCCTGCGCAGCAGACAGGCGTTGCGGTGGGTCAGTAGGTCCCGCCGGGCGCGCGGCCCGCGGGGGCCGGGGGGCGGTGGCGGCGGGGCCGGGAAGCCGGAGGGCCCAGGGCGAGCGGGGGCGGCGCACTGCGGCGACAGCCGGACGGGCGGTCCGAGCGCCCCCCGAACGGGCAGGAGGCCCACCCCGCCCTCGGTGCGGGTTCCGTGGCCGCCGCCACCACCCGCCTCGTCCCCACGTCCGCTTTGTTCCCCCGCACGCCCTCTGGTCgcttccatcccccacccccccatccccccgcaACCCGCTGTTCCTGGCGTACCCCGCTGGCAGGCACCCCGGCAGCCGGCAGCCGATCCAGGCCTGCTGCCCCCACCCCGGGAGCGAGGGACGCTAGGGCCCTGCTCTTGGAGGGGGGGGGGCGGTCAGGGTTCTGGCTGGTCACAGATGGCGTGGGGATTTCCTGGGATGGAAATAGCCGCCGGCTCTGGCCCCTTAAAGCTGCTTAAGGGGCGGGATGTGAAGGGGAGGGTCCGGGCACACCCCCGCACCTCCCCGACCGCGCCCCCAGCCCCGACCCGCGCTGAGCTCTGACCCGGAGAGGCCAGCAGCGGTGAGACGGCCCCTCCAGTTGCTTGCAAGAAACGGCAGAAGCCCAAAATCCTGAGGCTGCCAAAGTCATCCCCTCGTCCATCCCCTCCTCCATCTTTGGGGTCGGCCTGTAGGGGCCCCTCCTGAAGCCACACGGCCAGCCACCCGATACCCACCCGCCTCTCCTGGCCCCCCAGCTCGGGCTCCGGACAGCCCTGGGGCAAAGGTCACGAAACCCCCTCCTTCCGTCCCGTTTCCCGGTAGCAGGTGGAGAGGCCCCTGGCTGGTTCCTGTCACCTCAGGGCTAACcgttctctctctgtcctctagGGGGAGACCACAGAACCTGAGGCCATGTCCCACGAAAAGAGTTTCTTGGTGTCCGCGGACAGCTatcctccccccaaccctggaTATCCTGGGGGGCCCCAGCCCTCCTTGCCTCCCTACCCAGGGGCCCCTTACCCACAGCCCCCGTTCCAGCCTTCCCCCTATGGCCAGCCAGGGTatccccagggccccagcccctACCCCCAGGGGGGCTACCCTCAGGGTCCCTACCCGCCAGGAGGCTACCCCCAGGGCCCCTACCCCCCAGGAGGCTACCCTCAGGGCCCCTACCCACAAGGGGGCTACCCTCAGGGGCCGTATCCACAGAGCCCCTTTCCCCCCAACCCCTATGGACAACCACAGGCCTTCCCGGCACAGGATTCTGGCAGTGAGtagtggggcaggggcaggggagggcaggggctccTGGCACCAGTGAGGGGTGCTGACCCAGCCCACCGTGCTCCTCAGCACCTCAGCATGGGAACTATCACGAGGAGGGTCCCCCATCTTACTACGACAACCAGGACTTCCCTGCCACCAACTGGGATGACAAGAGCATCCGACAGGCCTTCATCCGGAAGGTGGGCCACGGGGGCTGCGGAGGGCGTGGGCAGCTGTGCTGGCCGGAGCTCTGAGCCGCCTCCCTCCCCAGGTGTTCCTGGTGCTGACCCTGCAGCTGTCCGTGACTCTGTCCACCGTGGCCGTGTTCACATTCGTCGGGGAGGTGAAGGGCTTTGTCCGGGAGAACGTCTGGACCTACTACGTCTCCTACGCCGTCTTCTTCATCTCCCTCATTGTCCTCAGCTGCTGTGGGGACTTCCGGCGAAAGCACCCCTGGAACCTCGTTGCCCTGGTAACCCCCAGACCCTAAGGCCTTCACACCCCGTGACTCACGCTTTGGAGCGACAGAGGGGGACGGGAGTGGGGCAGCGGCTCCACATGCTCAAGTCTCCGTCTCCCCTCAGTCGGTCCTGACCGTCAGCCTGTCCTACATGGTGGGCATGATCGCCAGCTTCTACAATACTGAGGCGGTCATCATGGCCGTAGGCATCACCACGACCGTCTGCTTCACGGTGGTCATCTTCTCCATGCAGGTAAGGGGCCCCCCGAGGCAGGGCTGCCAGTCCTGAGGGCCCAGAGGCCTTCCAGGGCTGCGGTACCCAGGCCCCGTGTGCCCCTGTGCCCTCAGACGCGCTACGACTTCACGTCGTGCGTGGGCGTGCTGCTGGTGAGCATGGCGGTGCTCCTCGTCTTCGCCATCCTCTGCATCTTTGTCCGCAACCGCATCCTGGAGATCGTGTACGCCTCACTCGGCGCTCTGCTCTTCACCTGCGTGAGTGATGGGGGTGGGCGGTGTGGGCGGATGCTGGGCGGGGTGGGATGTCTTTCAACATGACCGTCCTGCCACCCCCAGTTCCTGGCAGTGGACACCCAGCTGCTGCTGGGGAACAAGCAGCTGTCCCTGAGCCCGGAAGAGTACGTGTTTGCTGCGCTGAACCTGTACACGGACATCATCAACATCTTCCTGTACATCCTTACCATCATTGGCCGTGCCAAGGAGTAGCCCGAGCCCCTGGCACATGCGGGGCCCCACTCAGGTGGCATGGCTGACCTGGACCCTGCCCCCAGCGTGGCAGTTCCTCTGTACCTCCCCTCTCTCATCCCTGCGCGCAGCCTGGGACAGAGGGAGCCCCTCCCCAACCCTCCTGTGTGTACACTGCAGACACTTCTGTTCGGACCCGCTGTGGCCAGCATGGCCCCTTGTAGCCCTCCCGCCCTGCCAGAGGGCAGTGGGGCCAGGTTTCTGTGCCACCTCCTGCCCACTCAGTGTTGCATGAGCCCTGTCTGCCAGCCCACCCCAGGTCTGGGGGCAACACCAGGTcccaggggagagggatggagccAAGAGGTGAGGGTGCGCGTCCCCCCTCCTGTCCCAGCTCCCCCGCCTGCCATAAAgtgtccctttcccctccccagccccatacTAGCGTGCTGCCCTCTGGGGGACCTGCGGGGTGTGAGGGTCTCGTCCCTGTGCTGAGCCCTGAGGGCAGAGAGGACGGGTATGTTTCAGGGGAGGAGAACGCCTTCCTCTCATTCTGCTGTCTTTAAACAATAAATGGGACCTTCCACGCTCTGTGTTCCCTTCATCACTGTCGTCACTGCCACTTCCTCCACAAGGTGGGGAGGGGTCTAGGCACTGCCAGTGTGAGGCAGCGAGCAGGACAGGCATGGACGGCGGGGCTCGGCTCGGGGTGGAGGTCGTGGAGGTTAACGACAGCAGCTAATCTTTCTCTCTCGGTGCTTCCACCTCCGTTTTTGCAATCTTCCCAGCCACGTCATGAGCTGTATGCCGGGATTCCCAGCTGATGGACGGGGACCCCAAGGCTCCCGGTGGTTACGCGTGGTGCCTGGGTCACACGGTGTCTGCCACTCGTGCCTGGGAACTGCACGGCAtgatgggggggcgggggctgcgACACCCTCATCATCTTGCCTCGGGCCTGATGGGCAGCGGCATAGGTCACTGACCGCCCCCAGGCAGGCCTGTCCTGCTCCTCTGGCTCTGAAGGGCCCCCAGGGAGCCCATCAGCGGGCACCTGACACGTGGCCCAGGCCTGGCTCAGACGAAGGCCCTCCgcacccctcccccatgccccccGAGAAACCTGCACACCGGAGCCCCCAGGGGAGAGCTGGCCGGAGGCTCTGAGGGCCCCTGGcctgcctctggcaccttccgcAGCTCTCCAGGCTCCACCCTGCCGTGGCCCTCAGCCTCAGCTGGTGCTGCGCGGCCTCCCTCGTGGCTCGTGCTGTCTCAGCTCCAGAGCCGTGCGCACCTACCCCTGGCCCTGGGATGTGCGCTCAGAGGTCAGCCAGCTGTCCTTATCCTCAGCCTCCCACAGAGGGGTCCCTCCGCTGCCCGGGGCTCGGTCGCTTTGAGCGCCTCCCTGCACTGAGCTCTCCTGAGCTCCTAGCCCCAGGGGACACTCCTGACCGTGGCCTTCCCCCACAGGGCCCGCTATCCAGccctctctcacctcctccccGCGAGCCCATCAACCCACTCCTTTAACTGGCGCCAGCACCCCAGCATCTCTGAAGGGCCCCCCACACTGCGAGCCAGCACCCCCGTGCCCGCGGGCGCCTCGGCTGTGGCCTGCCCCGTACCTGCTGCTCCTGCGTGAGCTCCGTCGGCGTCCACCCGACCCCCAGGCCGGAAACGGGTCTGTCCTCTCTGCCCTCGCccgtcctgccccaccccctctccctgcccaccctcctcgTGCTCATCTGTCAGCTCACCTCCACCAAGCCTCTGCCCAGCTGCCAGGTGTGCTTCCGACACACTGATCACACCACCCGCCTGATGGTCGCCAGCGGGCCAGGGCGGGGCCACCGCAGGAGGGAAGGCCAGGGCTGCACGTGGGTGAGGGCTTGGACCTGTCCTGCCGGTGAAGGGGCCTCTGGCAGGAGCCACAGCTGGCTGTGGGTTCAGGAAGATGCGTCCGGCAAGAGAATGTCCAGGAGAAGGGGTGGGTGCCAACAGGTGAAGAAAGCAGGGAGGAAGCAGATGAGGTGTGCAGAGAGGAGATCAGGTGGGGCTCGGGGCTGGGGCAGCTGGCAGTGCCACAAAGGGCTCAGGATGGGCCTGGTCGAGGCGGGCAGGGCATCTCTGCCGATGGAGTTTGGCCTGCTGTCTGCTGTGTCCCcctggaaaggagaaaagggcaGCTTGTGATCTGACCGGGTGGGTGAGTGTGCAGAAGCAGCCACAGCAGTGGGGAGGTCGGCAGGGGAGATTGCTCAGGTGAGGAGAGAAGCAGCCCCCAACATCCAGGGGCTGGCCTGGTCCCATCAGCGAGGCCCTAGCGTTGTAGGGGCCAGCCTGGCACACTCAGATACAGGCCCTGGTGGGCTGCTGTTTAGAATATGCAGTTTCACATGCAGAACTGCATCAGACAAGGCCCCTCTGTGCCGGATTGGGTCAAGAGGAGAGGACTCTTCTGTAATCATGTCTGAACACAGACCAGAGGCAGGCATTGTCCAAGCCATAAAGAAGACCTACTGCGTGCATCCTGTCCTGCCTCATCTGAGCAGCTGCTGGCTCTTCAGAATGGACAGCTTGAGCCGGCCCCTAGTCCGTCCCCCTTCCAAAGAAGAGGTGTTGAGATACCCAGTCACGGATGACTCCCCTAGTCCGTCCCCCTTCCAAAGAAGAGGTGTTGAGATACCCAGTATGGAATCCCAAGCAAAGCACTGCTTCTTTAAGCCCACCCCAATTCACCCAAACAAGCCAAGTCCCACAGGAAATCCTTCCAGGCCCCCTTCCTGTGGTCCCCCGCCGCGTGCCGCAGTGAGCAGTAAGCCTGACCTGTTCAGCCACAGGGTGTCCTGTGGGCTTCCTCTGGAGCCTGGACACAGCTCGCTATACTAAGGCCACTATGTGAGGAGGACTAATTTATTCTCCAATCAAAAGTGTGTATTTACATGAGTAATCATTAAGTCCATTCTTGTTTTCAAGATTAAACGACacaggacatccctggtggctcagtggttaagaatccacctgccaatgcaggggacacgggttcgagccctgggccaggaagatcccacatgccgtgaagcaactaagcccatgcaccacagcttctaagcctgcgctctggagcctgtgagccacaactgctgagcccacgtgctgcaagtactgaagcccacgtgcctagagcccgtgctccacaaaaaaggaaagccaccgcagtgagaagcccgcgcaccacaacaaagagtagcccccactccccgcaactagggaaaggccgcgcgcagcaacaaagacccaacgcagcctaaaataaataaatttataaaggaaaaaaaagattaaacgaCACAAAGTCTCCGTCACATTCCCTGCCCTGCAAAAAAAGCAACACCATCGCTGGTGCCTGCTGAAAACCACGGTGAGAGGCCAGCCCAGGACCCCAGCTCACTCAGCATGCCCACAGATGCCTTGTGCCACCTGCCCTGCTAACCAGGGCTACCGTCAGCATCTCAGAGCTGGTAGTGCCTTCAGGACAGGGACTGTGACCTGTGCATTGTAACGCCCAGGCCAGCATCTAGTCCAGAGTGGGCGTGCCATTGGTGTCGACCACGCGATGAGCGGAGGAACTCTACGTGGCACGAGCCGCACAGGCACCAACTGCCCCAAGAGCGGGGCAGAGAACGCTGCAGACTTCCGGACTCTGGCTCAGCATCGGCATCAGGAGGGGGCATTTCAGGAGTGCAGGCAGCAAGACTGAAAGCCCAGGAAACGCATGGAGGCCCACTTGGGGGAGCCAGGTGGAAGAAAGTGGATGTGGGAGAGTTGAGGGGTCGAGGTTGGGTGTGACAGCTGTGGATGTAAAGCTCGAGTCTGAACTCTATTTCTCAGGCAGTGACGAGCCACTGGGGTTTTCCAGGGAAGAGCCCAGAAGTGGTTTGAATAAAGGCAGGAAAATCGGCGAGGACCACAGTGACGGGGCGGCAGGGAGGGCCGGGCCTGTGGAGCAGAGGGCGCTTGGGAGGGGAGGCATGGGTGCAGGCCTGGTCCCGGGGCTGTAGCTCCCAAGGCAGCCCTTCCCCATCGGGGCCCAGACGCTGCACCCCGGGCAGCAGCATGGCTTGGCCCGTCTGCTGCCAAACGTTCTGTGTTCCTGAGTGTCTCCTTCGTCTCAGGCTTGTCAGGCACTGGAGACCTTTCAGAACGCCCCAGATGCAAACCacccaccacaaacacacacacacatgcacacccacaACCTCTCAACTCCCACCTTCACTGCTAAAGAAGGCCTCTTCTCCCCGTGGGCCCTCATCCCCCGGGACCCAGTTCACAAGGTCACCCACATGTCCACCCCCGCAAACCTTCGGGCTCTTGTGCAGCAACTTCCTCCTTTGAAACCtgtgccctctcctctccttcatccAACTCTGGTCTGCTTTTCGCTGGTATCCAGCAGCTTCCCGGATGTGGGAGGGCTCTAGCACCAGGTTCAGAATCCTCCTCTCCACCGCAACTGCTATGACGACCCTGGGGCATTTTGGGTGGTATCTTCCAAGTGCCTCTCTCACCTATGCCCTTCTCTCGAGTCAAGGCCATGACCACCTCTGAGCAGACCCAAACCATCCTCGGCACCACAGACAAAGAGGTGATGGCATGTCCCTGCTTAAATGCCTTCAGAGGACTTCCTGTCAGGATGGCGGACTGACTGACCCGAGATCCTGACTCCTACTCTTAACACATAAAACTGCCAGATAAAATACTTCTAAACTTTTAAACAAATGAGCCggaatgcaaaaataaatgtgaaggGAGACCCTGCGGCTGTGAGGGAAGACTTACAGCTATGGGATTTAGAGAGGTTGTGCTGAGGAAACAAGAATTAGCATTTAGGACCTACCAGGGGAAGGAGCCCTGGCGAAACCGCAGGCTCTCAACTATCAGGGAGCCTTAAGAACAGAGCCTTACCAAAGCCACAATCCGGACTTGCCTCATCTCTTCCCCAAGGGTTGAATGTAATTGGCCCCACTTTATCTGCGGACTCTATCTTCCTGTAAGAAGATAACATCACCCGGAACCTCTACGGTCTTTCAACACACAAGCTGCCAGTTAGAAATTGCTAGGCATTTCAAAAGACAGAACTATATGACTGAAAACCAAGaggaaaaatgagatgacagaaacagaCCTAAAAGTGACTCAAAGATGGGAGATAGcaaaaaaggactttaaaataaatatgattgatATGTTAAGCAAAATGCAGGGGGAAATGGAGATACATGGAAGATAATATGGAGATTTCCCAGAGAATTGAATTCtataaaaagaatcaaactgagCATCTTGAATGGAAAAATACAATTaactgaaactaaaaattcaataGATGGGTTTAAGGGTCAATTAGACAAGTCAGAAGAAAGGATTAGTGAACTGAAAGGTCAATAGAAAATATCCAAacttacaaagggaaaaaaagaatggatagagGAAAGAGTATAATAGGTGGGGAAAGAGTAAAAAATAGACATATGTagagtcccagaggagaagagagaaagaatggagaaGTAATGTCTGAAGAGATAACACCTGAAAATTTCCCCAAACAATAGGACATCAACCCACAATCtaccaaaactgacacaaaaAGAAGGTTATGCTTACCTctaaaattttccaatttttttaagaGTCCACTGTCAtgaattgaattgtgtcccctcaaaattcaaatgttgaagtCCCAATCTCCAGTACCTCATtttgtgaccttacttggaaatgaggtcattgcagatataattaattaAGATATGGTCATACTTCCTCATACTAGGACACAAAGCgagccttaacaaatttaagaggatagaaattatttcaagcatcttttctgaccacaacagcatgaaactagaaatcaaccatagaaagagaaataagaaataccaataagtatttcttatttaataagaaaattaataagaaataagaaaaccaatgggtcaatgatgaaatcaaagaagaaatttaaaaataccttgagacaaatgacaatgaaaatacaaccatacaaaatctatgggatgcagcaaaagcagtccttagagggaagttcattgCGAtataggccttcctcaaaaaacaggaaaaatctcaaataaacaacctaacctaccacctaaaagaattagaaaaacaaaaacaaataaaacctaaagtcagcagaaggaaggaaataataacgatcagagaggaaacaaataaaatagagatttgagaaacaatagaaaaaaatcaataaaatcaagaactggttctttgaaagggtaaacaaaatttacaaacctctggccaggctcaccaagaagaaaagagagaggacccaaacaaacacaataagaaatgaaggaggagaaataacaagcaatactgcagaaatacaaaaaacca
The sequence above is a segment of the Globicephala melas chromosome 17, mGloMel1.2, whole genome shotgun sequence genome. Coding sequences within it:
- the GRINA gene encoding protein lifeguard 1, with protein sequence MSHEKSFLVSADSYPPPNPGYPGGPQPSLPPYPGAPYPQPPFQPSPYGQPGYPQGPSPYPQGGYPQGPYPPGGYPQGPYPPGGYPQGPYPQGGYPQGPYPQSPFPPNPYGQPQAFPAQDSGTPQHGNYHEEGPPSYYDNQDFPATNWDDKSIRQAFIRKVFLVLTLQLSVTLSTVAVFTFVGEVKGFVRENVWTYYVSYAVFFISLIVLSCCGDFRRKHPWNLVALSVLTVSLSYMVGMIASFYNTEAVIMAVGITTTVCFTVVIFSMQTRYDFTSCVGVLLVSMAVLLVFAILCIFVRNRILEIVYASLGALLFTCFLAVDTQLLLGNKQLSLSPEEYVFAALNLYTDIINIFLYILTIIGRAKE